One window from the genome of Candidatus Nealsonbacteria bacterium encodes:
- a CDS encoding MBL fold metallo-hydrolase, with protein sequence MTEVKVLIEGYTTADSAASGGEEKTCATTTLVRNGDIVMVVDPGVLESQKVLIDKLNKEGLNINDVNIVCITHSHIDHYRNIGMFPEAKTLEYWGLWDKNICKEWKEQFTKDIKIIKTPGHNYDSITLLVKTEKGIIAICGDVFWKENLPEDDVYASNKEELKKSREKILKIADWIIPGHAGMYKVKK encoded by the coding sequence ATGACAGAAGTAAAAGTTTTAATTGAAGGTTATACAACAGCTGACTCAGCGGCTTCAGGTGGAGAAGAAAAAACATGCGCGACAACTACATTGGTTAGAAACGGAGACATTGTTATGGTTGTTGATCCCGGAGTATTAGAAAGCCAAAAAGTATTAATTGATAAACTTAATAAAGAAGGATTAAATATTAATGATGTTAATATTGTTTGCATTACTCATTCGCATATTGACCACTATAGAAATATAGGAATGTTTCCCGAAGCTAAAACTTTAGAATATTGGGGTTTATGGGATAAAAATATATGCAAAGAATGGAAAGAACAATTTACTAAGGATATTAAAATTATTAAAACTCCCGGTCATAATTACGACAGCATAACTCTTTTAGTTAAGACAGAAAAAGGAATAATTGCTATTTGCGGCGATGTTTTCTGGAAAGAAAATTTACCCGAAGATGATGTTTATGCTAGCAATAAAGAAGAACTAAAGAAAAGCAGAGAAAAAATATTAAAAATAGCTGACTGGATAATTCCCGGTCACGCCGGAATGTATAAAGTAAAGAAATAA
- a CDS encoding putative Ig domain-containing protein, whose product MILNKYIKKNNFLILLVIIFLIGLSNVAIAAPSINFVPPTNPDGTTIAVNWTEINASLAETSLNSFKFSWNSQDYYVYDNSLILVMNFDNNSAIGENSSFFADVSSYNNNGTCSGQQCPSITTGKHVNGLYFDGVNDFVSCGTSASFNITNAITIEAWVKYENLSGYARILGKSRTTAYALRIMSGGNIELAANFGGVAQQPAWSSSGFNQGEWAHVAVTYDGSIIKYYINGEEAGSATPNPAGPIAINNSPLVIGAESPSGTYYFNGSIDEVRIYNRVLSGTEIKLLHQGVLSKLSTNQWNFYDKITNIIEGTYSYSAKAINKNGEQGSTETRTLNVDFAHDITGSLNAGGFAGQPFEWDYSLYIQNPGGITAISNDPTHISWNGLTATMNYSTPGNYNVQLTFSPPFGEPIVRTVVIKIVQKQEWQEMPKVMWTDTFNENARDGNVNAQKTVQAINDLGANTLVFQKLASQTSYNRFINFLSQTQGSGIKVWAMLPHNCDDYYGTQCYLYGGDYEAWAEHFAALSMQYPNLEAWTVDDMHPLSTQFNLAYVKKIVQAGKRVNPNLKLIPTFYFHSELSFFDQPEWKKIIENTFMWYWQSYTGSPSLQELQGYLNQANTKISPSLFITGIYPMKEAEIPYEKNFTISMINTATQNSDGIALYNLPLWVYDLDYFHQATIFQQPQNDNSSFQYKLNSPSCLGTYVGWYQEITQNITLPSNINSASISFEAKDDKSISNTTGYHFKQLVVNNQVLWDTDIAQDGTNIDTITRDIKPYLSGNQATITIRLYDKQSVSCFGVGLYLRNIQLTVNGAPVTGNWQFQSDIENISKFVQVYNIAKEIFNTSFSNQPPVLGSIGNKSVNEGSLLQFTITASDPNGDTLTYSASNLPIGATFNQATHVFSWTPTYTQSGSYPNVCFQVSDGSLTDSECITITVNDSSQPCTVCGLGTPTINPSSLQQNQSFTITCSANALGYDCINAYVGTTQCTYSNWLGNNVIFNCLGQTGGNYTTKCKSSPGTQSNCCSDEKTLNLTVQTPAPYCGDSSCNGSETCSTCFQDCGSCGGGGGGGGGGGGGGDSGYTSSSQPISSTSTVPANMTNAEIKAKIAELIALIAKLQALLAQMKGSGTTSIAITEIPLNFRFEKPLYQGLTNQDVKYLQIFLKSQGVNISTTGYFGPVTRQAVINFQIKNQIITSQVSPGAGLVGPKTRVKINEAIRR is encoded by the coding sequence TTGATTTTAAATAAATATATAAAAAAAAATAATTTTTTAATTCTGTTAGTAATTATATTTTTAATAGGATTAAGCAATGTAGCAATTGCGGCTCCTTCTATAAATTTTGTTCCACCTACCAATCCTGATGGAACGACCATAGCAGTTAATTGGACAGAAATTAATGCTTCATTAGCTGAAACAAGTCTTAATTCTTTTAAATTTAGCTGGAACTCGCAAGATTATTATGTTTATGATAATTCTTTAATTCTTGTAATGAATTTCGATAATAATTCTGCTATAGGAGAAAATTCTTCTTTTTTCGCAGATGTTTCTTCTTATAACAATAACGGAACTTGTTCAGGCCAGCAGTGCCCGAGCATTACAACAGGAAAACATGTGAATGGATTATATTTCGACGGCGTTAATGATTTCGTGAGCTGTGGGACCAGCGCAAGTTTTAACATTACCAATGCGATTACGATCGAAGCTTGGGTTAAATACGAAAACTTGTCCGGATACGCCAGAATATTAGGTAAATCGAGAACCACTGCCTATGCTTTGAGAATTATGTCAGGAGGTAATATAGAACTGGCTGCGAATTTTGGCGGCGTTGCTCAACAACCGGCATGGTCATCCAGCGGTTTCAACCAGGGAGAATGGGCTCATGTTGCAGTTACCTACGATGGCAGCATAATTAAGTACTACATTAATGGCGAGGAAGCGGGAAGCGCAACTCCTAATCCTGCCGGTCCTATAGCAATTAATAATAGTCCATTAGTAATCGGCGCTGAAAGTCCCAGCGGAACCTATTATTTTAACGGTTCAATAGATGAAGTTCGTATTTATAATCGAGTTCTTTCCGGGACAGAGATTAAATTACTTCATCAAGGCGTTTTAAGTAAACTTTCTACTAACCAATGGAATTTCTATGACAAAATAACAAATATTATAGAGGGTACTTATTCCTATTCTGCAAAAGCTATTAATAAAAATGGAGAACAGGGCTCAACCGAAACAAGAACATTGAATGTTGACTTTGCTCACGATATTACAGGCTCATTAAACGCCGGAGGATTTGCCGGGCAACCTTTTGAATGGGATTATTCGTTGTATATACAAAATCCGGGCGGAATAACCGCGATCAGTAACGACCCCACGCATATTTCCTGGAATGGTTTAACCGCAACCATGAATTATTCAACGCCTGGGAATTACAATGTGCAACTAACTTTTAGTCCGCCATTCGGCGAACCGATTGTTAGAACAGTTGTTATTAAAATTGTGCAGAAACAGGAATGGCAAGAAATGCCAAAAGTAATGTGGACAGATACCTTTAATGAAAACGCAAGAGATGGAAATGTAAACGCACAAAAAACAGTGCAAGCAATAAATGATTTAGGAGCAAATACTCTCGTTTTTCAAAAGCTAGCCAGTCAAACAAGTTATAATAGATTTATAAATTTTTTGAGTCAAACCCAGGGAAGCGGAATAAAAGTATGGGCTATGCTTCCACATAACTGCGATGATTATTATGGAACTCAATGTTATCTTTACGGAGGCGATTATGAGGCTTGGGCAGAACATTTTGCTGCGCTTTCTATGCAATATCCGAATCTGGAAGCTTGGACAGTAGATGATATGCATCCTCTTTCTACACAATTCAATTTGGCCTATGTTAAAAAGATTGTCCAGGCAGGTAAGAGAGTTAATCCGAATCTTAAGTTAATTCCAACTTTTTACTTTCATAGCGAACTGTCTTTTTTTGACCAGCCGGAATGGAAAAAAATAATAGAAAACACATTTATGTGGTATTGGCAATCTTATACGGGTTCACCGAGTTTGCAAGAACTGCAGGGATACCTGAATCAAGCCAATACCAAGATATCGCCATCATTGTTTATTACCGGTATATACCCAATGAAAGAAGCAGAGATTCCTTACGAAAAAAATTTTACAATTAGCATGATAAACACGGCAACGCAAAACTCAGATGGAATAGCACTCTACAATCTTCCTCTTTGGGTTTACGACCTTGACTATTTTCACCAAGCCACGATATTTCAACAGCCCCAAAATGACAATTCATCATTTCAGTACAAACTAAATAGTCCCAGTTGTTTAGGAACTTATGTGGGTTGGTATCAAGAAATAACCCAGAATATTACTCTTCCTTCAAATATAAATAGCGCAAGCATTTCTTTCGAAGCTAAAGACGATAAAAGCATCAGTAATACTACCGGCTATCACTTTAAGCAGTTAGTTGTTAATAATCAGGTTCTCTGGGATACTGATATCGCTCAAGACGGCACCAACATAGATACCATTACCAGAGACATTAAGCCTTATCTTTCCGGAAATCAAGCAACAATAACTATTAGACTTTACGACAAACAATCAGTGTCATGTTTTGGCGTCGGTTTATATCTTAGGAATATTCAGCTTACTGTTAACGGTGCTCCGGTTACAGGCAACTGGCAGTTTCAAAGCGATATAGAAAATATTTCTAAATTTGTTCAAGTCTATAATATAGCAAAAGAAATTTTCAATACTTCATTTTCTAACCAACCGCCAGTTCTAGGCTCCATAGGTAACAAATCAGTGAATGAAGGTTCACTTCTTCAATTCACGATTACAGCTTCAGATCCTAACGGAGACACTCTGACATATTCAGCTTCCAATCTTCCCATCGGAGCAACCTTCAATCAAGCCACTCACGTTTTTTCTTGGACACCCACATACACTCAATCAGGAAGCTATCCTAATGTGTGTTTCCAAGTATCTGATGGCAGCCTGACCGATTCGGAATGTATTACTATTACGGTTAATGATTCTTCTCAACCTTGTACTGTTTGTGGTTTGGGAACACCAACTATCAATCCTTCTTCTCTTCAACAAAACCAATCCTTCACTATTACCTGTTCAGCTAATGCTCTAGGTTATGACTGTATCAATGCTTATGTAGGCACCACTCAATGTACTTACTCTAACTGGTTAGGTAATAATGTTATTTTCAATTGTTTGGGCCAAACAGGTGGTAATTACACTACCAAATGTAAATCTTCTCCTGGCACTCAAAGCAATTGCTGTTCTGATGAAAAAACGTTGAACCTTACTGTTCAAACACCAGCGCCTTATTGTGGCGATAGTTCATGCAATGGCAGCGAAACTTGTTCAACCTGTTTTCAGGATTGCGGCAGCTGCGGCGGAGGTGGAGGCGGCGGAGGTGGCGGTGGCGGCGGCGGCGATTCAGGATATACTTCTTCATCCCAACCCATTTCATCAACTTCAACAGTTCCCGCTAATATGACCAACGCCGAAATTAAAGCCAAGATTGCGGAACTCATAGCCTTGATTGCTAAACTCCAAGCCTTATTAGCCCAAATGAAAGGTTCAGGAACAACAAGCATTGCCATTACTGAAATACCCTTGAACTTCAGATTTGAAAAACCTCTTTATCAAGGTTTAACCAACCAAGACGTAAAATACCTTCAAATTTTTCTTAAATCTCAAGGCGTAAATATTTCCACAACTGGTTACTTCGGTCCTGTTACCCGTCAAGCTGTAATTAATTTTCAAATTAAAAATCAAATCATCACTTCTCAAGTTTCGCCCGGAGCAGGACTGGTTGGTCCCAAGACCAGAGTTAAGATTAATGAGGCGATTAGAAGATAA
- a CDS encoding M14 family metallopeptidase, whose amino-acid sequence MKKIFIVLVVIAIIGIALYFLVYLPRKNAALNQNQVVPTGTVEKQEAKPVQETSTQEQENKTETITGKSVQGLDIKAYHYGSGEKEILFVGGIHGGYSWNTVLLTYQIMDYLKANPTLIPGNIKVTVIPVLNPDGLKKVVGAAGRFSQSDVSVSQEVKVSGRFNANKVDINRNFDCEWKAIGVWQSTNVSGGSKPFSEPESAAIRDYVQKHKPIAVISWDSAAGGVFSSNCNNDEILPETQAIANIYAEASGYPAYEDFTFYELSGDMINWFAKNKIPAISVLLSTHEGIEWSKNLAGIKATLEHYAK is encoded by the coding sequence ATGAAAAAAATCTTCATCGTATTAGTGGTCATAGCCATCATTGGCATTGCTTTATATTTTTTAGTATACCTTCCGCGTAAAAATGCAGCTTTGAATCAAAATCAGGTTGTGCCAACCGGCACAGTTGAGAAACAAGAGGCAAAGCCGGTTCAGGAAACATCAACGCAAGAACAGGAAAATAAAACCGAAACGATCACTGGAAAATCAGTTCAAGGGCTTGATATTAAAGCTTATCATTACGGAAGCGGAGAAAAGGAAATTCTTTTTGTCGGAGGCATACACGGCGGATACTCATGGAACACGGTACTTCTTACTTACCAAATAATGGATTATTTGAAAGCAAATCCGACTTTAATACCCGGCAATATTAAGGTAACGGTTATTCCTGTGCTCAATCCTGATGGTTTGAAAAAGGTTGTTGGTGCTGCAGGCCGTTTTAGCCAGTCCGATGTTTCAGTTTCGCAAGAGGTAAAGGTATCAGGCCGTTTTAATGCTAACAAAGTGGATATAAATAGAAACTTTGACTGCGAATGGAAGGCAATTGGCGTTTGGCAGAGCACTAATGTGAGTGGAGGAAGTAAGCCGTTTTCAGAACCCGAAAGCGCGGCTATTAGGGATTATGTTCAAAAACATAAACCAATAGCGGTTATTTCATGGGATAGCGCTGCAGGGGGAGTGTTTTCATCAAACTGTAATAACGATGAAATTCTGCCTGAAACGCAAGCGATTGCTAATATTTACGCAGAAGCTTCCGGTTATCCGGCCTACGAAGATTTTACTTTCTATGAATTGTCCGGAGATATGATAAACTGGTTTGCCAAAAATAAAATTCCGGCAATAAGCGTGCTTCTGTCTACGCACGAAGGCATTGAATGGTCCAAAAATTTGGCCGGTATAAAAGCGACCTTAGAGCATTACGCTAAATAA
- a CDS encoding M14 family metallopeptidase, with the protein MKSLFSKKFIIAVFCVVALGAGLFAFFALQKNNVPESVSIITTPLELKVESPERKVLGLSVEGREIESYKFGKGKTQLIFVGGIHGGYEWNSVILAYEFMDYLKANLEFIPENLSITVIPSLNPDGVFKIIGKEGRFTVADVPAGSNGAGRLNAHAVDLNRNFDCKWKPKGLWGTKEVSCGSRPFSEPESMAIRKFVLENNPTAVIFWHSKSNGVYASYCEADILQETRDIMNTYSKVSGYPAYETFDQYEVTGDASDWLASIGIPAISVELKTHETIEWEQNLAGIQALFKYYENKN; encoded by the coding sequence ATGAAATCTCTTTTTTCTAAGAAGTTCATAATAGCTGTTTTTTGTGTTGTCGCGCTTGGCGCGGGTTTATTTGCGTTTTTTGCCTTGCAAAAAAATAATGTTCCGGAATCAGTTTCCATCATCACGACGCCTCTTGAATTGAAAGTTGAGAGCCCGGAACGCAAAGTGCTGGGCTTGTCTGTTGAGGGCCGTGAGATTGAGTCTTATAAATTTGGAAAAGGGAAAACACAACTTATTTTTGTCGGCGGCATACACGGGGGCTATGAGTGGAACAGCGTGATTCTTGCATATGAATTTATGGATTATCTTAAAGCAAACTTGGAATTTATCCCTGAAAATTTGAGCATAACGGTTATTCCGTCGCTGAATCCCGACGGAGTATTTAAAATAATAGGCAAGGAAGGCCGTTTTACTGTTGCTGATGTTCCGGCCGGATCCAACGGAGCCGGAAGACTCAATGCTCATGCGGTTGACCTCAACCGTAATTTTGACTGCAAATGGAAGCCAAAGGGTTTGTGGGGAACAAAAGAGGTTAGTTGCGGAAGCAGGCCGTTTTCAGAACCGGAAAGCATGGCTATCAGGAAATTTGTTTTAGAAAATAATCCGACAGCTGTTATTTTTTGGCACAGCAAGTCCAACGGAGTGTATGCATCATATTGCGAAGCTGATATTCTTCAGGAAACACGCGACATAATGAATACTTATTCAAAAGTTTCGGGATATCCGGCTTACGAAACGTTTGACCAATACGAGGTTACGGGCGACGCCAGTGACTGGCTCGCTTCCATCGGTATTCCGGCGATTAGCGTGGAGCTTAAGACCCACGAGACTATTGAGTGGGAACAGAATTTGGCCGGCATTCAGGCGCTCTTTAAATACTACGAAAATAAAAATTAA
- a CDS encoding cold shock domain-containing protein, whose product MEGTIKTIVEGKGFGFITVEGEEKDLFFHKNEVKGVTYEELKVGDKVSFEKADSPKGPNATNVNRI is encoded by the coding sequence ATGGAAGGAACAATTAAAACCATTGTTGAGGGTAAAGGATTCGGGTTCATTACTGTTGAAGGAGAAGAGAAAGACTTGTTTTTTCACAAGAACGAAGTCAAAGGAGTAACCTACGAAGAGTTAAAGGTAGGTGACAAAGTGTCTTTTGAGAAAGCTGATTCTCCGAAAGGACCCAATGCGACAAACGTAAATCGTATTTAA
- a CDS encoding PD-(D/E)XK nuclease family protein, translated as MEQKIIKDKYGAVWVSHSSIGDFLKCPRAYYLHNMYKSKNNRKINLVSSVFSLGSAVHETLEGLARYKAEDRFKESLTDAFEENWKKVSGKIGGFKTAIEEAEAKERARQMIERVVKNPGPLLKKTIKLKGGKNNMPPNFFLSEEDNIILCGKIDWLEYIEEDDSVRVIDFKTGKNEEGQDSLQLPIYVLLLNALQNRKITGAYYWYLDRADAPSIVALPKAESARGKVLSIAKKIKEAREIGRFECPKGMPGCFSCQPYEKILKGKAEFVGIGGYNQELYLI; from the coding sequence ATGGAACAAAAAATTATTAAAGATAAATATGGGGCTGTCTGGGTGTCGCACTCGTCTATCGGAGACTTTTTAAAATGTCCCAGAGCATATTATTTGCATAATATGTATAAAAGCAAAAATAACAGAAAGATAAATTTGGTAAGTTCGGTTTTTTCTTTGGGCTCTGCGGTGCACGAAACTTTGGAGGGCTTGGCAAGGTATAAGGCAGAAGACAGGTTTAAGGAATCTTTGACGGATGCATTTGAGGAAAATTGGAAAAAAGTTTCAGGCAAAATCGGCGGGTTTAAAACAGCGATAGAGGAGGCCGAAGCAAAAGAACGAGCAAGACAAATGATAGAAAGGGTTGTTAAAAATCCGGGACCTTTGTTAAAGAAAACAATAAAGCTAAAGGGCGGGAAAAACAATATGCCGCCGAATTTCTTTTTATCAGAGGAAGATAATATAATTTTATGCGGGAAGATTGATTGGTTGGAATATATAGAGGAAGATGACAGCGTGCGGGTTATTGATTTTAAAACCGGAAAGAACGAAGAGGGGCAGGACTCACTTCAGCTGCCGATTTATGTTTTACTTTTAAATGCTTTGCAAAACCGAAAAATTACGGGAGCCTATTATTGGTACTTGGACCGGGCAGATGCCCCTTCAATTGTTGCCTTACCAAAAGCAGAAAGCGCCCGGGGAAAAGTTTTGTCTATCGCAAAAAAAATTAAAGAAGCCAGAGAGATTGGCCGATTTGAATGTCCCAAGGGGATGCCGGGTTGTTTTTCGTGCCAGCCATATGAAAAGATTTTAAAGGGCAAGGCGGAATTTGTCGGCATTGGCGGATATAATCAAGAATTGTATTTAATTTAA
- a CDS encoding PIF1 family DEAD/DEAH box helicase encodes MTQEEALNAMKMGYNVFLTGPPGSGKTFLLNKYIDYLRENNKSVAVTASTGIAATHMNGTTLHSWSGLGIKENLTKNDIKKLMKKSYLRKHYKNTKILIIDEISMLTAAKFDAVNRACQQFKSSFQTFGGMQVVCSGDLFQLPPINKNSMAKFVVESRAWKNMDMKTCYLEEQHRHKDKDLFDLLNHIRSNNMEESKKILMGRPQQEDLLETPTKLYTHNIDVDAVNSVELEKIAGKEFVYHMTATGKQEVVNALKKSCLAPERLVLKKGARVMFLKNNFEVGYVNGTQGSVIDFDIDGLPIIETIHGQKIIAKLASWTVDEDGKRIARINQLPLRLAWAITVHKSQGMNLDAAEIDLSKCFVEGMGYVALSRLRSLAGLKLVAINDMAFCINKKAFDVDEQLRKASKAMARKLKKISLSETEKRHKRFLMSTA; translated from the coding sequence ATGACACAAGAAGAAGCGTTAAACGCGATGAAAATGGGATACAATGTGTTTCTGACCGGCCCGCCTGGAAGCGGGAAAACTTTTTTATTAAACAAATACATCGATTATTTGAGAGAGAATAATAAATCAGTGGCAGTTACGGCCAGCACCGGAATTGCTGCGACCCACATGAATGGGACAACTTTGCATTCGTGGTCCGGGCTTGGGATAAAAGAAAACCTTACCAAAAATGATATCAAGAAGTTAATGAAAAAGTCCTATTTAAGAAAGCATTATAAGAATACTAAAATATTAATTATTGATGAAATATCAATGCTTACTGCCGCCAAGTTTGATGCGGTGAACCGCGCCTGCCAACAGTTTAAATCCAGTTTTCAGACGTTTGGGGGAATGCAAGTTGTTTGTTCGGGTGACCTTTTTCAACTTCCGCCAATAAATAAAAATAGCATGGCAAAGTTTGTGGTTGAGTCGCGAGCTTGGAAAAACATGGATATGAAAACTTGTTATCTCGAGGAACAGCACAGGCACAAAGACAAAGATTTATTTGATTTGTTGAACCATATCAGAAGCAATAATATGGAGGAATCAAAAAAAATATTAATGGGTAGGCCGCAACAGGAAGACCTTTTGGAAACACCCACAAAACTATATACTCACAATATCGACGTTGACGCGGTAAATAGCGTTGAGTTAGAAAAGATTGCAGGCAAAGAGTTTGTTTACCATATGACCGCCACGGGCAAGCAAGAGGTTGTAAACGCCTTAAAGAAAAGTTGTTTGGCGCCGGAACGCTTAGTGTTGAAAAAAGGAGCGCGGGTGATGTTTTTGAAAAATAATTTTGAAGTCGGATATGTAAACGGAACACAGGGCAGTGTGATTGATTTTGATATTGACGGTTTGCCGATTATTGAAACCATTCATGGCCAAAAAATTATTGCAAAGTTAGCCAGTTGGACGGTTGACGAAGATGGGAAAAGAATAGCCAGAATAAATCAGCTGCCGTTGCGATTGGCATGGGCCATAACAGTGCATAAAAGCCAAGGCATGAATTTAGATGCCGCAGAAATAGACCTTTCCAAATGTTTTGTCGAAGGAATGGGTTATGTGGCTTTATCCAGGTTGCGTTCTTTAGCCGGTTTAAAACTTGTAGCAATAAATGATATGGCGTTTTGTATAAACAAGAAGGCCTTTGATGTAGACGAACAGTTAAGAAAGGCGTCTAAAGCAATGGCAAGAAAATTAAAAAAGATTTCTCTTAGCGAAACAGAAAAACGACATAAGCGGTTTTTAATGTCGACGGCATAG
- a CDS encoding HAD family hydrolase, with protein MIKNIIFDWSGVINDDLHTVYRVVLAIFKKFGVKEISLEEFRKEWEQPYMLFYRKYGISGISREEEVAIYKSLYKDLSAKYPPRAYPKIKDTLVKFKKAGINMIILSSNLRETILYDIEEFNLQGLFTEINSEIHDKNDGIQETIKRNGFNPQETVFVGDTTHEVDVGKKAGIKTAAVTWGYNNEDKLKSVNPDFIIHDLEELEKAVFGC; from the coding sequence ATGATTAAGAATATTATTTTTGATTGGTCCGGAGTAATAAACGACGATTTACACACCGTCTATAGAGTAGTTTTGGCGATATTCAAAAAATTCGGGGTCAAAGAAATATCTTTGGAAGAATTCAGAAAAGAATGGGAGCAACCCTATATGCTTTTCTATCGTAAATATGGTATTTCTGGTATATCCAGAGAAGAAGAGGTCGCTATTTATAAATCTTTATATAAAGATTTATCTGCTAAGTATCCCCCAAGGGCATATCCTAAAATTAAAGATACGTTGGTAAAATTCAAGAAAGCCGGTATCAATATGATTATATTAAGTTCAAACCTTAGAGAAACTATTTTATATGACATTGAAGAATTCAATCTGCAAGGATTATTCACCGAAATTAATAGCGAAATACACGATAAAAACGATGGAATACAAGAGACAATTAAAAGAAATGGTTTTAATCCTCAAGAAACTGTATTTGTTGGCGATACGACTCATGAAGTTGACGTCGGCAAGAAGGCGGGGATAAAAACTGCAGCTGTTACGTGGGGGTATAACAATGAGGATAAATTGAAATCCGTTAACCCAGATTTTATAATCCACGACTTAGAGGAATTAGAAAAAGCGGTTTTTGGTTGTTAA